A region from the Aquimarina sp. ERC-38 genome encodes:
- a CDS encoding glycoside hydrolase family 36 protein, which translates to MIKEDYKHHIDIYKNTDQVKVAISLTDQKDGKSIYTIRISADETFDPSPITLRWKIPAINVKGVWKPTTDFSKRIMDDWELDHLESRISVDAPVISVFGHKDENTITFACSDAINTTQLNALYREEDNHIYCHISLFVERHPTIKEYTTQLYIDQNKQHFSKSLTAVSKWWETFEQLAPIHTPQLAKVPVYSTWYQFHQKLDAQELIEECKIAKTLGYQLIILDDGWQTKDENRGYDYTGDWQPDRFPDMKKFVEDIHHTGMKLALWYSVPFCGKKSKAYQTFKGKFLTEEHRWAPVFDPRYPDVRAYLIRIYTDALREWNIDGFKLDFIDEFRVYPSTRLTLAEGRDYASVNLAVDRLMTDIIQALHRINPEVIIEFRQKYTGPAMRKYGNMFRAFDCPGDTVMNRVRITDIKMLCGTTAVHSDMFTYHPEEPLEMKALQILNTLYGVPQLSVRLKNATSEELAMIRFYTCYWSNNAHILLDGNFEPKNPLSNYPILKSSNKELAIISIYEDQVLYLEEETLNIDIINAKMSSEVIIRSAKNYGTYHCEVYDCKGEKTKDQDIKLYIGVQQINVPPAGLIQLKKVAKS; encoded by the coding sequence ATGATTAAAGAAGATTATAAGCATCACATCGATATTTATAAAAATACGGATCAGGTTAAAGTAGCTATTTCTTTAACTGATCAAAAAGATGGAAAATCGATCTATACCATTCGTATTAGTGCAGATGAAACTTTTGATCCCAGCCCAATTACCTTACGCTGGAAAATTCCTGCAATTAATGTAAAAGGAGTCTGGAAACCTACCACGGATTTTTCAAAAAGAATTATGGACGATTGGGAACTGGATCACCTGGAATCCCGAATATCTGTGGATGCTCCGGTTATCTCTGTATTTGGTCATAAAGATGAAAATACAATTACTTTTGCCTGTTCTGATGCGATTAATACGACTCAATTAAATGCACTTTACCGAGAGGAAGATAATCATATTTATTGCCATATTTCGCTATTTGTAGAAAGACATCCTACTATCAAGGAATACACTACACAACTTTATATAGATCAGAATAAACAACATTTTTCAAAATCTTTGACCGCTGTGAGTAAATGGTGGGAAACTTTTGAACAACTTGCCCCCATTCACACACCTCAATTGGCAAAAGTACCGGTTTACTCCACTTGGTATCAGTTTCATCAAAAATTAGATGCACAGGAACTTATAGAAGAATGTAAAATAGCTAAAACACTCGGATATCAGTTAATAATCCTGGATGACGGATGGCAAACCAAAGATGAAAACAGGGGTTACGATTATACCGGTGACTGGCAGCCCGATCGTTTCCCGGATATGAAAAAGTTCGTAGAGGATATTCACCATACAGGGATGAAACTGGCTTTATGGTATTCTGTTCCTTTTTGCGGAAAAAAGTCTAAAGCTTATCAAACATTTAAAGGCAAGTTTTTAACCGAAGAACATCGGTGGGCACCGGTTTTTGACCCTAGATATCCCGATGTACGAGCTTATCTTATTCGGATTTATACGGATGCACTTAGGGAATGGAATATTGACGGATTTAAACTGGATTTTATAGATGAATTCAGAGTATATCCTTCTACCCGACTTACCTTAGCCGAGGGTAGGGATTATGCCTCTGTCAACCTTGCGGTAGATCGTTTGATGACTGATATTATCCAGGCTTTACATCGTATCAATCCGGAGGTGATTATTGAATTCAGGCAAAAATACACGGGGCCAGCCATGCGAAAATATGGCAATATGTTTCGCGCTTTTGATTGTCCGGGAGATACCGTGATGAACCGTGTCCGGATTACGGATATTAAAATGCTTTGTGGTACTACTGCAGTTCATAGCGACATGTTTACCTATCATCCGGAAGAACCCCTGGAGATGAAAGCTTTGCAAATTCTTAATACCTTATATGGCGTACCCCAACTTTCCGTACGTTTAAAAAACGCTACTTCGGAAGAATTAGCCATGATCCGTTTTTACACCTGCTATTGGTCTAATAACGCCCATATATTATTAGACGGAAATTTCGAACCAAAAAATCCTTTATCTAATTACCCGATTTTAAAATCTTCAAATAAAGAATTGGCTATTATAAGCATATATGAAGATCAGGTTTTATATCTTGAAGAAGAAACATTAAATATTGATATTATAAATGCCAAAATGTCCTCTGAAGTAATTATACGTAGTGCTAAAAATTACGGGACGTATCATTGTGAAGTATATGATTGTAAAGGAGAAAAAACCAAAGATCAGGATATAAAATTATACATCGGAGTACAACAAATTAATGTACCACCAGCCGGTTTAATTCAATTAAAAAAAGTTGCTAAAAGTTAA
- the glpK gene encoding glycerol kinase GlpK: MNTSYIIAFDQGTTSTRAILFNEKGKICGISQKELKQYYPKPGWVEHNPLEIYQDQLEVFTEVIKTSGIRPKEIAGIGITNQRETTVVWDKHTGEPIYNAIVWLDKRTTVICEELKESGIEAYVNKNTGLIIDSYFSGTKLKWILDNVAGARKKAENGDLLFGTIDTWLIWKFTKGAKHVTDHSNASRTLLYNILNLEWDATLLQALKIPDSMLPEVQHSSSAFGSILYEQYEIPIYGVAGDQQASLFGQGGYKSGIAKNTYGTGCFTLLNTGKKPYTSKNGLLTTLCCTLPEVPVKYALEGSIFVGGASVKWLRDQLQLINKAADTEEICITTPSTDGLYVVPAFAGLGAPHWDMDAKGAIYGLSLDSGKNEIIKATVDAIAYQTRDVLDAMIEDSGKLMKELKVDGGASSNDYLMQFQADILNVTVDRPKMLEVTAFGAALLAGIKAGIWTKKNSAAIRETDRKFKPNITEHERNRKYIGWQDAVERTKSTNAKLLSNQEEGPVRFSILDRKRHIQLAQRTKYDLIVIGGGVTGAGIALDAASRGLQVCLIEKNDFASGTSNKSTKLIHGGLRYLKQMEIGLVKESGSERAMVHKLAPHLVVPEKMLLPLIEGGTYGKMMTAIGLKVYDFLANVEGDDKRKMLSAQETLAKEPLLSSAKLTGGGYYAEYRTDDARLTVELLKKAAFYGATIINYCEMTSFQYDEEGKIKGLLCLDHNNQKKFKIKARNYVSAAGPWVDLLREKDHSMTHKHLHLTKGVHIVFSREKFPLTQAIYFDVPDGRMIFAIPRGRATYVGTTDTNYNANLNRVVATHDDAIYLLDAINNMFPSLQLQLEDIESNWAGLRPLIHEDGKDPSELSRKDEIFISKTGLISIAGGKLTGYRKMAQRVIDTVLKTMNEKKREQFSKSFTQNIPLTSDPLKDSKEVETYTNEITRRLKDMGVEDPYYGWYLTTTYGKQTDYILNKVSYFLNDDIQEKLIRAEVWYGVHHEMVNSLSDFFVRRTGRLYFDIHSVYDFRQLVQEDLIKYLGWDEQCLKDENEYLDLLLQDASTYYEEEVV; this comes from the coding sequence ATGAACACATCTTATATTATCGCCTTCGATCAGGGAACTACAAGTACCAGAGCAATTCTATTTAACGAGAAAGGTAAGATTTGTGGTATTTCGCAAAAAGAACTTAAACAATATTACCCTAAACCGGGCTGGGTAGAACATAATCCCCTGGAAATTTATCAAGATCAGCTAGAAGTATTTACCGAAGTAATTAAAACTTCAGGTATTCGTCCGAAGGAGATCGCAGGGATAGGAATTACGAATCAAAGGGAAACCACCGTGGTCTGGGATAAACATACCGGTGAACCCATTTATAATGCAATCGTCTGGTTAGATAAAAGAACTACTGTCATCTGTGAAGAATTAAAGGAATCCGGTATCGAAGCCTACGTTAATAAAAATACCGGTTTAATTATAGACTCTTATTTTTCGGGCACTAAACTTAAGTGGATTTTAGATAATGTAGCAGGTGCCAGGAAAAAAGCTGAAAACGGAGACTTATTATTTGGTACCATAGATACCTGGCTGATCTGGAAATTTACCAAAGGAGCAAAACATGTTACGGATCATTCAAATGCATCAAGAACTTTACTTTATAATATTTTAAATTTGGAGTGGGATGCTACTTTGCTACAAGCGTTAAAAATACCTGATTCCATGCTACCTGAAGTACAACATTCTTCTTCAGCCTTTGGAAGCATTTTGTATGAACAATATGAAATTCCAATTTACGGAGTAGCCGGGGATCAACAGGCTTCGTTGTTTGGGCAAGGTGGATATAAATCCGGTATTGCTAAAAATACCTACGGTACCGGTTGTTTTACGTTACTCAATACCGGAAAAAAACCTTATACTTCTAAAAACGGCTTATTAACTACCCTATGTTGTACCTTACCCGAGGTTCCGGTTAAATATGCCCTAGAAGGAAGCATTTTTGTGGGGGGTGCTTCGGTAAAATGGCTTCGGGATCAACTACAACTTATCAATAAAGCTGCTGATACTGAAGAAATTTGTATAACTACCCCTTCTACCGATGGACTTTATGTAGTACCTGCCTTTGCCGGACTAGGTGCTCCTCATTGGGATATGGATGCAAAAGGTGCTATCTACGGGTTATCTTTGGATTCCGGTAAAAATGAAATTATTAAAGCTACGGTAGATGCCATAGCGTATCAAACCAGGGATGTGCTTGATGCTATGATTGAAGATAGCGGTAAATTGATGAAAGAATTAAAGGTAGACGGTGGTGCTTCGTCAAACGACTACCTGATGCAATTCCAGGCTGATATTCTTAACGTAACCGTAGATCGTCCTAAAATGCTAGAGGTTACTGCTTTTGGCGCGGCTTTATTAGCAGGTATCAAAGCAGGAATCTGGACTAAAAAGAACAGTGCTGCCATACGGGAAACAGACCGGAAATTTAAACCCAATATTACCGAACATGAACGTAATCGTAAATATATAGGTTGGCAGGATGCCGTAGAACGTACCAAAAGCACCAATGCTAAACTGTTATCCAATCAGGAGGAAGGCCCGGTTCGGTTTTCTATCCTGGATCGTAAGCGGCATATACAATTGGCTCAACGTACTAAATATGACCTGATTGTCATTGGGGGTGGCGTGACGGGGGCAGGTATTGCACTGGATGCAGCTTCCAGAGGTTTGCAGGTTTGTCTAATTGAAAAAAACGATTTTGCTTCGGGTACCAGTAATAAGTCGACCAAGTTAATCCATGGAGGCTTACGGTATTTAAAGCAAATGGAAATCGGACTGGTTAAAGAATCCGGTAGTGAACGTGCTATGGTTCATAAATTGGCACCTCACCTGGTAGTTCCTGAAAAGATGTTACTCCCCTTAATCGAAGGAGGTACGTATGGAAAAATGATGACTGCCATAGGATTAAAAGTATATGATTTTTTAGCAAATGTAGAGGGAGATGATAAGCGGAAAATGCTCAGTGCACAAGAAACTTTAGCAAAAGAACCTTTACTATCCAGCGCAAAATTGACCGGTGGCGGGTATTATGCAGAGTATCGTACGGATGATGCCCGTCTTACCGTAGAACTTTTAAAAAAAGCAGCCTTTTATGGCGCTACTATTATTAATTATTGTGAGATGACCTCTTTTCAATATGATGAAGAAGGAAAAATTAAAGGCTTACTTTGTTTGGATCACAATAATCAAAAGAAATTTAAGATAAAAGCAAGAAATTACGTATCCGCTGCCGGTCCCTGGGTAGATTTACTCCGGGAGAAAGATCATTCGATGACTCATAAACACCTCCATCTTACTAAAGGTGTTCATATTGTCTTTTCCCGTGAAAAATTTCCGTTAACCCAGGCTATTTATTTTGATGTACCCGATGGCAGAATGATTTTTGCAATTCCGCGAGGACGGGCCACTTACGTAGGTACTACAGATACGAATTACAACGCTAACCTGAATCGTGTGGTTGCAACTCATGATGATGCTATTTACCTGCTGGATGCAATAAATAACATGTTCCCAAGTCTTCAGTTACAACTGGAAGATATTGAATCAAATTGGGCGGGCTTACGTCCGTTGATCCATGAAGACGGAAAAGACCCTTCGGAATTATCCAGAAAAGATGAAATATTTATTTCAAAAACCGGACTTATTTCTATTGCAGGAGGTAAACTAACTGGCTATCGAAAAATGGCGCAACGTGTTATTGACACGGTCTTAAAAACAATGAATGAGAAAAAAAGAGAACAATTTTCGAAATCATTTACTCAAAACATTCCTTTAACCAGTGACCCACTTAAAGATTCTAAGGAAGTAGAAACTTATACTAATGAAATTACTCGTAGGTTAAAAGATATGGGCGTGGAAGATCCTTATTACGGATGGTACCTCACGACAACTTATGGTAAGCAGACGGACTACATTCTCAATAAAGTTTCGTATTTTTTAAATGACGATATACAGGAGAAATTGATTCGGGCGGAAGTTTGGTACGGGGTGCACCACGAGATGGTAAATAGTTTGTCTGACTTTTTCGTAAGAAGAACAGGACGTTTGTATTTTGATATACACAGTGTGTATGATTTTAGGCAATTAGTACAAGAAGATCTTATTAAATACCTGGGCTGGGATGAACAATGTTTAAAAGACGAAAATGAATATTTAGACTTATTGCTACAAGATGCTTCTACTTATTATGAAGAAGAAGTGGTATAA
- a CDS encoding solute:sodium symporter family transporter, whose product MGIISFIGFTLLVAGYAWWKTRNTDEKSADGYFLGGRSLGAITIAGSLLLTNLSAEQIVGLNGQAFSEGILVMAWETLAAIAMIVTALFLLPSYMKGGITTIPEYVEKRFDHQTKAILTVLFLSGYVIVILPSVLYSGSLAFSTMFDIPTLLGISQKASIWICVWTIGFIGMVYAIFGGLKAVAVSDLVNAIGLLIGGMLIPIFGLMAIGDGSVINGLHILWDSNPEKFVAAGEPDASIPFGTIFTGMMLVQMFYWGTNQAILQRVFGAQNLEEGQKGMILAALVKFLIPIIVVLPGVIAWHLFDGQLANPDQAYPSLVKKVLPASLVGFFAAVLFGAVLSSFNSLLNSSATLFGFDLYKQYFKEDATELQVVKAGKIFGFVLGILGMLVAPLIANAPDGLFAWLQEANGCYSIPILTVVIIGFFTKKVPAIAAKIGVISGVVLYSISQFIIKPYMVSNALQEATVQGITDAKALSLIEAGAYPHFLHVMAILFVLNIAIMLLIGKMYPRKTAYVQEITEDVDVKPWKHAFTMGIAITILVVSTYVIFT is encoded by the coding sequence ATGGGCATTATTTCTTTTATTGGTTTTACTTTATTAGTGGCTGGTTATGCCTGGTGGAAAACCCGAAATACGGATGAAAAATCAGCAGACGGATATTTTTTAGGCGGAAGAAGTTTAGGTGCCATTACCATTGCCGGGTCTTTACTACTAACTAACTTATCAGCCGAACAAATTGTTGGGTTAAACGGACAAGCCTTCTCCGAAGGAATTTTGGTAATGGCCTGGGAAACGCTTGCAGCTATCGCTATGATTGTTACTGCACTCTTCCTCTTACCAAGTTATATGAAAGGTGGAATTACTACGATTCCGGAATATGTAGAAAAGCGTTTTGACCATCAAACCAAAGCTATCCTGACCGTATTATTTTTAAGCGGATATGTTATCGTCATTTTACCCTCTGTTTTATATTCGGGTTCACTGGCATTTAGTACCATGTTTGATATCCCGACACTTCTGGGCATATCTCAAAAGGCGTCCATCTGGATTTGCGTTTGGACTATTGGGTTTATAGGGATGGTTTATGCTATTTTCGGGGGATTAAAAGCTGTTGCCGTTTCTGATTTGGTTAATGCCATCGGGTTATTGATTGGCGGGATGCTTATTCCTATTTTCGGACTAATGGCAATTGGTGACGGCAGTGTTATTAACGGGTTACATATTTTATGGGATTCTAATCCTGAAAAATTTGTGGCTGCAGGAGAACCAGATGCGTCCATCCCATTTGGTACGATCTTTACCGGTATGATGCTGGTACAAATGTTTTATTGGGGTACTAACCAGGCTATTTTGCAACGGGTCTTTGGAGCACAAAACTTAGAAGAAGGTCAAAAGGGAATGATCCTTGCTGCCCTGGTTAAGTTTTTAATTCCTATTATTGTGGTACTTCCCGGGGTTATCGCGTGGCATCTTTTTGATGGTCAACTAGCAAATCCGGATCAGGCTTATCCTTCTTTGGTTAAAAAAGTATTACCGGCAAGCCTGGTAGGTTTTTTTGCAGCCGTACTCTTTGGGGCGGTATTAAGTTCGTTTAATAGTTTATTAAATAGTAGTGCCACTTTATTCGGGTTTGATTTATATAAACAATATTTTAAAGAAGACGCTACAGAATTGCAAGTTGTAAAAGCAGGCAAAATTTTTGGGTTTGTACTCGGTATTTTAGGGATGTTAGTAGCCCCCTTAATTGCCAATGCGCCGGATGGCTTGTTTGCGTGGTTGCAAGAAGCAAACGGTTGTTATAGCATTCCGATTTTGACGGTGGTCATCATTGGTTTTTTTACTAAAAAAGTACCTGCCATTGCTGCAAAAATCGGAGTGATCTCCGGTGTGGTTTTGTACTCCATCAGTCAATTTATCATCAAACCTTATATGGTTTCTAATGCTTTACAAGAAGCAACCGTACAGGGGATTACAGATGCAAAGGCATTAAGTTTAATTGAAGCGGGAGCCTATCCCCATTTCTTACATGTGATGGCTATTTTATTTGTACTTAATATAGCCATTATGTTGCTTATTGGAAAAATGTACCCCAGAAAAACTGCTTACGTTCAGGAAATCACTGAAGATGTTGACGTAAAACCTTGGAAACATGCTTTTACCATGGGTATAGCCATTACTATTCTGGTAGTTAGTACTTATGTGATTTTTACCTAG
- the galE gene encoding UDP-glucose 4-epimerase GalE codes for MKIVVTGGLGFIGSHTVVELQNKGFEVVIVDNCSNSSEKVLEGITAITGTSPTFEKFDLREKTKVQDFFKRHADITGVIHFAASKAVGESVQNPLLYYENNLNVLIYILQELQKKTKAGFIFSSSCTVYGQADDLPITESAPIKPAESPYGNTKQIGEEIIRDTCKVAKGLDAIALRYFNPIGAHPSGHIGELPIGVPQNLVPFITQTGIGKREQLSVFGDDYPTKDGTCIRDYIHVVDLAKAHVIALQRLLDEKNEQNFEVFNIGTGTGSTVLEVIQSFEKVAGQPLNYKIVDRREGDVIAAYADTQKANNDLGWKAESTLDHAMDSAWQWEQKIN; via the coding sequence ATGAAGATAGTTGTAACCGGGGGACTCGGTTTTATAGGATCGCATACCGTGGTCGAATTACAAAACAAAGGGTTTGAGGTTGTTATTGTAGACAATTGTTCAAATTCATCTGAAAAGGTATTAGAGGGGATCACCGCCATTACCGGCACTTCACCTACCTTTGAAAAATTTGATTTACGTGAAAAGACAAAGGTTCAGGATTTTTTTAAACGTCATGCCGATATTACCGGAGTAATTCATTTTGCTGCTTCTAAAGCCGTAGGGGAAAGTGTCCAAAACCCTCTATTATATTATGAAAACAATCTAAACGTACTTATATACATTTTACAAGAATTACAAAAAAAGACAAAGGCTGGATTTATCTTTAGTTCTTCCTGTACGGTTTACGGACAGGCAGATGACTTGCCTATTACAGAAAGTGCACCAATCAAACCTGCGGAATCTCCTTATGGAAATACCAAACAGATTGGTGAGGAAATTATTAGGGATACGTGTAAAGTTGCTAAAGGACTGGATGCAATTGCGCTACGTTACTTTAATCCGATTGGGGCGCATCCCAGCGGACATATAGGGGAATTGCCAATCGGTGTTCCTCAAAACCTGGTGCCTTTTATTACGCAAACAGGTATTGGAAAAAGAGAACAACTATCGGTGTTTGGGGATGATTATCCTACTAAGGATGGTACCTGTATCCGGGATTATATCCATGTAGTGGATTTGGCCAAAGCCCACGTAATTGCCTTACAAAGGCTATTAGACGAAAAGAACGAGCAAAATTTTGAAGTTTTTAATATTGGTACCGGTACGGGTAGTACGGTATTAGAAGTTATTCAATCTTTTGAAAAAGTAGCGGGTCAGCCGTTAAATTATAAAATTGTGGATCGTCGGGAAGGCGATGTGATTGCAGCTTATGCAGATACGCAAAAGGCAAATAATGACCTGGGCTGGAAAGCTGAAAGTACTTTAGATCATGCAATGGATTCTGCCTGGCAATGGGAGCAGAAGATTAATTGA
- a CDS encoding peptidylprolyl isomerase yields MAVLNKIRQRSVFLIVIIALALFSFVLADLIRNGGAISQKSQNTIATINGKEIDRTDFAKKVEQASRNFGPNGSNMQAVNYVWDQQIKEAVYDEQFEELGIRVGANQVNNLLEESLANNPTFQNEEGGFDRAKMQEYVANIRETSPQQYQAWQDYKISLGKQALEDTYLTMVKAGVGATLKEGELAYKMENDGVDIKYVQLPYSSIADSTVTVSENEIQSYIDQHKDQYKTEATRNLRYVFFEEKASPEDEEAIKASVQNLLNGDTKTTGLKDLPEDEVADFINLNSSTPFNDTFVFKKELPTVVADTLYSLSVGGVYGPYKDGDSYKVSKIVAQKQLPDSLKARHILISWKGLRTANGDTTRTKEQAKQLADSLLTVVKRDKSKFATFAAEYSADSSNKDKGGDLGYFAPGRMVPAFNDYLLENNVGSMGVVETDFGYHIIKVEDKKNLQKAVKVATVSQKIESSEETNDQIFTETTKFQIATKDGDFEEKAKEQNYTVRPVNKLEELADNIPGLGAQRSIVQWAFKEDTKVGDVKRFETKDGYAVVQVTSKAAKGTQTAKDAQALVKPILIKKKKAEMLKEKISGSSLEDIASKNGQTVKTASKLNLKNPTISGAGREPNVIGVASNLEKGKVSKPITGENGVYVIEVTGKTPGSGLDSYNSYANQESKTRQNAVNSRVFSALKDAADIEDKRANFY; encoded by the coding sequence ATGGCGGTTTTAAATAAAATCAGACAACGATCAGTATTCCTAATCGTAATTATAGCATTAGCACTTTTCTCGTTTGTATTAGCAGATTTAATCAGAAATGGTGGTGCTATTTCACAAAAATCACAAAACACCATTGCCACAATTAACGGCAAAGAGATTGACAGAACGGATTTTGCCAAAAAAGTGGAGCAAGCTTCCCGAAATTTTGGACCAAATGGGTCTAATATGCAGGCAGTAAATTACGTTTGGGATCAACAAATAAAAGAAGCGGTCTACGACGAGCAATTTGAAGAATTAGGAATCAGGGTAGGAGCCAATCAGGTAAATAACCTATTAGAAGAAAGCCTGGCTAACAACCCTACTTTTCAAAATGAAGAAGGTGGTTTTGACCGGGCCAAAATGCAGGAATATGTAGCAAACATTCGGGAAACCTCACCTCAGCAATATCAGGCATGGCAGGATTATAAAATATCTTTGGGCAAACAAGCGCTGGAAGATACCTACCTTACCATGGTAAAAGCAGGAGTAGGAGCTACCTTGAAAGAAGGAGAGCTAGCTTATAAAATGGAAAATGACGGAGTGGACATTAAATACGTACAACTTCCCTATAGTAGCATAGCGGATAGTACGGTTACTGTTTCAGAAAATGAGATTCAGTCTTATATCGATCAGCATAAAGATCAATACAAAACAGAAGCTACTCGAAATTTACGTTATGTCTTTTTTGAAGAAAAAGCAAGTCCGGAGGATGAAGAAGCAATTAAAGCTTCCGTTCAAAATCTGCTGAATGGTGATACAAAAACAACAGGTTTAAAAGATTTACCGGAAGATGAGGTAGCAGACTTTATTAACTTAAATTCAAGTACTCCTTTTAATGATACTTTTGTATTTAAAAAAGAGTTACCAACTGTAGTGGCAGATACCCTGTATAGCCTATCGGTAGGAGGGGTGTACGGACCTTATAAAGATGGAGACTCTTATAAAGTTTCTAAAATTGTAGCTCAAAAACAACTTCCTGATTCCTTAAAAGCAAGGCATATTTTAATCTCCTGGAAAGGTTTACGAACGGCTAACGGGGATACAACCAGAACTAAAGAACAGGCAAAACAACTTGCCGATAGCTTATTGACCGTGGTCAAAAGAGATAAATCAAAATTCGCAACTTTCGCTGCTGAATATTCTGCGGATTCTTCAAATAAAGATAAAGGTGGAGATCTGGGGTATTTTGCACCGGGTCGTATGGTACCTGCTTTTAACGATTATTTATTAGAGAATAATGTGGGAAGTATGGGAGTAGTAGAAACAGACTTTGGGTATCATATCATAAAGGTAGAAGATAAGAAAAACCTTCAAAAAGCCGTTAAAGTAGCTACAGTTTCACAGAAAATAGAATCCAGTGAAGAAACAAATGATCAAATCTTTACGGAGACTACTAAATTTCAAATTGCTACCAAAGACGGAGATTTTGAAGAAAAAGCCAAAGAACAGAATTATACGGTTCGTCCGGTAAATAAATTAGAAGAACTGGCAGATAACATTCCCGGATTGGGCGCACAGCGTTCTATAGTACAATGGGCTTTTAAAGAAGATACCAAAGTTGGCGACGTAAAACGCTTTGAAACTAAGGATGGGTATGCAGTGGTACAGGTTACTTCCAAAGCCGCTAAAGGAACTCAAACCGCTAAAGATGCACAAGCCCTGGTAAAACCGATTTTGATAAAGAAGAAAAAAGCAGAAATGCTTAAGGAAAAAATTTCGGGAAGTTCATTAGAAGATATCGCTTCTAAAAACGGACAAACGGTTAAAACTGCATCCAAATTAAACCTTAAAAACCCTACAATTAGTGGAGCAGGTAGGGAGCCTAATGTAATAGGAGTAGCTTCCAACCTGGAGAAAGGTAAAGTGTCCAAACCTATCACTGGTGAAAATGGAGTTTACGTAATCGAAGTAACCGGAAAAACTCCGGGATCAGGATTAGATTCATATAATAGCTATGCTAACCAGGAGTCCAAGACCAGGCAGAATGCAGTAAATTCAAGAGTATTTAGCGCATTAAAAGACGCAGCAGATATTGAAGATAAAAGGGCTAACTTTTACTAA
- a CDS encoding hemolysin family protein: MTLEIFVIILSILLSAFFSGMEIAYVSSNKIHIEIEKKQSGWLAKTLTLLTKKPSKFIAAMLVGNNIALVVYGFFMGELLMEWFQSYLPSSLAWINYLFTELNLLVKTIISTLIILFTAEFLPKVFFQIYANSLLKIFSIPAYLFYLIFWPISNFVIWISDFVLKKFLKTEGDEVQLAFTKTELGDYITEQISTVEANEEIDSEIQIFQNALDFSEVKSREVMIPRTEIKAVDRLQSIEEVTQLLIETGLSKILVYDQTIDDIIGYVHSFEFFKKPKDLKNILMPVIFVPETMLAKDVLNILTKKHRSVAVVLDEYGGTSGIITVEDIVEELFGEIEDEHDSVALIEEEVDENTYCFSTRLEVDYLNEEYKLNLQESDHYETLGGYIVHHTQEIPQKGEVVIIDQFEITILETSASKLEIVELSVRPRE; encoded by the coding sequence ATGACCCTGGAAATTTTTGTCATAATTTTATCCATTTTACTTTCTGCATTCTTCTCGGGTATGGAAATTGCGTATGTCTCTTCTAATAAGATTCATATTGAAATTGAAAAAAAGCAATCGGGTTGGCTTGCCAAAACTTTGACTTTACTTACTAAAAAGCCTTCCAAATTTATTGCCGCTATGTTAGTCGGTAATAATATTGCCCTGGTAGTTTATGGATTTTTTATGGGAGAACTCTTGATGGAGTGGTTTCAGTCTTACCTACCATCTTCCTTAGCATGGATTAATTATCTATTTACAGAACTTAATTTGCTGGTAAAAACCATTATATCCACTTTAATTATTTTATTTACCGCTGAGTTTTTACCAAAAGTGTTCTTTCAGATATATGCGAACTCCCTGTTGAAGATTTTTTCCATTCCTGCCTATTTATTTTACCTCATATTCTGGCCTATTTCTAATTTTGTAATCTGGATTTCGGATTTTGTTTTAAAAAAATTCTTAAAAACCGAAGGTGACGAAGTACAATTGGCATTTACCAAAACAGAATTAGGCGATTACATTACAGAGCAGATCAGCACCGTTGAAGCAAACGAAGAAATTGACTCCGAAATTCAAATCTTTCAAAACGCATTGGACTTCTCTGAGGTGAAATCCCGCGAAGTGATGATCCCCCGTACCGAGATCAAAGCAGTAGATAGACTGCAGAGTATTGAAGAGGTAACCCAGTTATTAATAGAAACCGGACTGTCTAAAATACTAGTGTACGATCAAACTATAGATGATATCATTGGTTACGTACATTCCTTTGAATTTTTTAAAAAACCCAAAGACCTTAAAAATATACTGATGCCGGTCATTTTTGTACCGGAAACAATGTTGGCTAAAGACGTATTGAATATCTTGACAAAAAAGCATCGCAGTGTTGCAGTGGTACTGGATGAATACGGAGGTACAAGCGGTATCATAACGGTTGAAGATATTGTAGAAGAATTGTTTGGAGAAATTGAAGACGAACACGATTCCGTCGCACTTATTGAAGAAGAAGTGGACGAAAATACCTATTGCTTTTCAACTCGCTTAGAAGTGGATTATCTAAATGAAGAGTACAAACTGAACCTACAAGAAAGTGATCATTATGAAACCTTAGGAGGGTACATTGTGCATCATACCCAGGAAATCCCTCAAAAAGGCGAAGTTGTTATTATTGATCAGTTTGAAATAACCATTCTTGAGACTAGTGCCTCAAAATTAGAGATCGTCGAACTAAGTGTCCGTCCTAGAGAATAA